The genomic window cggtAATGGCTCAACTGGGACAGTTGCTCGTCTCTCCGAAGACGAAGCGGAGGTGATTCACCGCGTGACCATGGGCGAGCGGGTGGAGGCGACGGAGCGGGAGGTCCATGAGAGGCCACATCGCCCGTTGCTACCGGCTGATCAGCCTGCCTCGTCAGGAGATGCCTTTTCATTCAAGGCGAGGCAGAAGAGGAACCCaggcgacgccgccgcagaaCCGGGGGCGCTGggcaagaaggaaaagactGCGGCGAAGATTACCACGCCGCCTCGCCTGGACGGGATTCAAATATCGGAGAATGCGTCCGACATCCCCGTTGGACGTGCTCTGTGGAAGGTGTGGACCTACCTCTGGCCACATGGCGAGGTAAAGATGAAGGTGCTCGTGGCCAGTAgtgtggcgtgtgtgctggtggCCAAGGTGCTGAGGGTGGCGGTTCCTTTCTGGTTCAAGACGATCGTGGACTTGCTGGCCCCCGCCACGGCAACAGCGGAGGCAGTGACGGTTGCCGGGCCGTTCACCGTGGGCGTGTTCGGGTGTGTTGTGGCGTACGGCATCTGCCGCGCCACGACCTTTATCTCCGAGGAACTCAAGACGGTACTATTCGCCCCAGTCGGCGGGCACGCCTCTACGAAGCTGGCGATGGAGATGTTTGACAAGCTGCACCGGCTCGACCTCGACTACCACCTCAACCGTGAGACCGGCGTCCTGAGCAGAGACCTCGACCGCGGCAGCCGTGCGTTCTGGTCACTGGCGTACGTGCTGCTCTTCATGATTACACCGACGATCTTCGAGATGGGACTTGTGTGCTATGCCCTCAACACACAGGCTGGCCCGCAGTTCATCGGTATTGCACTCATCGCAGTTGTCTCCTACGTGGCGTGGACCTTTTCGGTGACGAACTGGCGCTCGAAGTTCCGCACGCGCTACAATGCTCTTGAGAGTCGTGTTGGCGGACTCATCGTGGACTCGCTGCTCAACTACGAGACGATCAAGTACTTCGGCTCAGAGCAGTACGAGTCCGAGCGCATTCGCAGCGAAACGCAGAACATGAATAGACAGCTCGTGATTCTTGATCagacgatggcgctgctgaacttTGGGCAGCAGTTCATCTTTGTGATGGCCAGTGTGCTGAGTCTGTACCTCGCCACGTGTGGTGTGCTGACCGGGGCGCTGACGGTTGGCGACTTGGTGTTGgtggacgcgctgctgctgcagctctacaTGCCGCTGAGCTACCTCGGCATGATTTACCGCGAGGCGCAGTCCAGCACGCAGAACATGCAGGCGATGATAGCCCTGCTAGACCAGAAATCGAACGTGAATGACAAGGTGGATGCAGAGGAGTACACGTACCTTGGGGGCACCATTGAGCTGCGGGATACTACCTTCGAGTACAAGAAGGAGCTCAGTCGCCTCGTCCTACGCAACCTCAGTCTCACGATTCCAGGAGGTAAGACGGTGGCCTTTGTCGGTCCTTCGGGGAGTGGCAAGAGCACCatcttccgcctcctcttccgcttctACGACCCCACTTCTgggcaggtgctgctggacggGCAACCCCTCGACAGGCTGCGCATGGAGAGCGTGCGCAAATACATTGGTGTCATCCCACAGGATACGGTGCTATTCAACGAGTCCGTTCGTTACAACATTCGCTACGGCCGAATGGATGCGACCGATGCCGaagtggaggcggcagcaaagGCTGCAAGCCTGCACGATACCGTAGTGCGCATGAGTGAGGGCTACGAAACATCCGTCGGTGAGCGCGGCGTCAAGCTGAGCGGTggcgagaagcagcggatCTCGATAGCACGCGTGCTGCTGAGTGACCCTCCTATCCTACTTGCCGACGAGGCTACCTCTGCACTCGACAGCATGACCGAGCTGAACGTCATGGAGACGCTCAAGAACGCTACTGAGCGAacgcggcagcgcaccaTCATCCTCGTTGCACACCGCCTCACCACCGTGAAGGAGGCTGACATCATCTTTGTGCTCGACGGCAAAGGTGGTCTGGCAGAGCAAGGCACCcatgcggagctgctgcgcaagggTGGCTTGTACGCTGCTATGTGGTGCCAGCAGCTGAGCGAACAGCATCCGGCTGCCTCCGGTACTGCACCCAAAGGTGCCCCCGTGAGGGATGCAGGGTCCACTGCCACACACAGCTGAGCGGGATGCGGGGCCTGTCGCTGAAGCGCGTTGGCTTCCCCTGCCTACTCATACGGCACTCTTTTTGGTGTCGTTGGTCGACTGCGAggaggtgtggtggtgttaggtagggggagggcggaAAGCAGCACTTTGGCGTTGGCACACGCTAGCAAGGACGATCCACGTGATCGCGCAGGCGGTTCGGCAGCTAATGAAACATTCACTTTAGGATttgtcccctctcccctacGCGAGTGggcatctctctctgcacgtATGTGTCTCTGTGGATAGCCGGTCTCGTGCTGCTCATGTTCGTGTGTCTCGatgcaggaggagatggtgGAGGCGACCAAAGCTATCaagtgggtgtgtgtggggcgAAGGGTTTCTGCGTTgcagccgcctctctctttaaTTGAGCGAAGAGCTCAGCATGGGaatgcaccgccgccagtTCCACTGCACTTTTCTTTTCGATTATTTTGCCGCTCTTCATTCGCgcgcgctcgctcgctttccAAATGtcatctcccctccccctgtaGCACCGTCGGTGCCGCCGAGGCTTGGGGTTGTTCACAGATTGCCAGGCTTCTTTGGGCACATCGCTCTTCAGCTCGTGCACCTCTTTGTCGCGTGCATGCGCATGTCATTCTCTACCTGCCAGTTCTCTACTCaaaaggtgtgtgtgtgtgtgtagtggTGGTTGTGGTGGCCCACGCATTAAGTGATGGGAAGAGTCTCGAAGAACATTCAATAGCAACAGGCGGTCCTTTGAAGACATGCATACTCGAATTTGGGCTGCAAAGGAGATGGGCAGTGATGATCGAGGTGATAGTGCAGATCAGTTGTGCATGACACGCACACCTATATacacctctccttctcccttgctctctcttttctctgtgggGGTATTTACTGGCATCGGCATCGTCTCCGCTGGCCTAGTTTTTTCCCACTTACTACTTTGCCCCTTTCCGCAATGATTTCTTCTCCTGCGTGTCCATTCTTTGCCAGACAGCACATCAGTGCTACTCCACTCTagcccccccctccggcCTGCCGCAGtcccatcgcgtggtgcgaagcagccgcagacacacgcggcacagcagcgctgtcgcctcgcagccgcttccgtcatgccggtcgccacatGGGGCAttcaggctccccacaccagtaggcagtgaGGGCCGTGTGAGAGACTCATTCGAGCCACGCGCACACTCTGCCCGCTATATGGATGACACAAGCTTGCTCACGGTCTCAGCTCGCTtcaacgcagcgccatctAGGACATGGCCactgacggcggcagcgacgcatcgcactgacctccccacgtcgtagacgcttgaccctgtcagcACCGGAGGCGGcccggcattggcagggatagcGAACTGCTTGGTCTCCTCACACGAGGTGGACACTGGAGCCTGGTACCACACTGCGGTGTCACCCGTCATCAGAGTTCGAGGAAATGATGTGCAACAAATAAGGCGACATTTTCTCCTACCTCTCTTATGAGTGTTTGCGTTTGTGTGTCGCTGTCGTCCTCTGTCTTTACCCCTTCCCTTGTCACTCCTCATCCGGCAGTAGAGCCGGGCCACCTACTTGCTTGCCGTCACTGCCAAcaccctctttttcctcgctgcgccgcagagaagaacaagaagaaaaaaaaatgctgCGGATGCGCAGGCAAGTGTTCGTGCGAAGTGGAGGCTGACTCGAGTGCGGCACGGTCGAGGTCGTCGATGCAGCACGAATATTTTGCCTTTCTTCATCTGCTCAGCTCTAGCATGGTGATGTTTTCTCTCTATTCCgcgccctcttttcttctctaaTTACTTCTCTTCGTGCGTGCTTCTTGGAGATTTCTCCGGTACCGTGTGAGCTCTTCTATCCCTGCGTTGTCGACAACACGTACGGACACACTGTCATACACGTTTGACTACGCTGAGGCCCGCTGCACACGCTGACCCACGTTTCcgtcctccctttctctgcctACGCGTGGTTCATGGGACCACGGCGTCTTTTGGATTGCCGTGGGATGCCAATACACCTACAcacctaccccccccccccccacacacacactgaaCCAGGAGCGCACGTCGAGCATGCGTAGAGGAGTGCAGACTTAAtagggaaaagagggcgcACATGCGTACTCGCACTcgcacatacatacacacccacgtaACAATGCGGAGAGGCACTGCAGATAGTGGCGGGGAGGAGCGGTTGCATTCTTCTGCCTCTACCCCCACGACGATGGAGCGTTCAGTGTCACCCTTCACCTCCCTCGACACTTCCTTGGCAGGCTCACTCAACAGCTACGGCTACGACGACGAAGACTCGACCGTCTTCGTATCTCCAGCGTCGTTTTCTCCGCACAATTGTGGTTCGCAGACAAGCTCAGTGACGCGGGTTCCACCGTTGCCAGCGGTGGCTTCTCCAATGCACATTTTAGGAGGCGCATCCGAGTCCAGTGCGCTCGACCACGAGGCGCACCTGGGAGAGCAGCCCATCCGAGAGCTGGTACAACTTCCCGCGAAGCGGCCCCAAGTGCCTTCTGAGCTGTCGTTCCACAGCTCATTTTTCTCGTACACAATAGATTCACCGTCTTGGGGCGAGCCGCGGCTCACGTCCAAGTCGCCAGCGTTCACCATGTCTTCCTCCAGGGCTGCATCACCACGTAGTAGAACGCCATCGCAGCGCACAGGATCACTGTCACCACAGAGCCAGCCGGTGGCACCTGCGTCCTTGAGCGCAGTACGCGAGGCAGAGCGGCGTCTCGACATGAAGGACGAGAAGACTTTCCTTTTGTCTTCGTCCCTTTCATCTTCTGCAGTGCTGGGAGGGACGTGTTGCACGACCTCCCAGTTGACCACGCCTTCCTTAacagtgccgctgcccctTGTCGCGGCGAGAACGATGGCGACGCAGGTACTGCCGCGTTGCACGGACGTCGAGGGtcagcaccacagccgcgCTTCACAATTACCCCGGACATCCTCGCCGCCATCCTCTTTGACCTCGCGAACAGCAGATAGGCCGTGGGGTGAGGAATACGAGTTGAGGCGCAGTGGGTCATCCGCTAAAGAGCCAGGCGTTGCCGATACTGTGTTGACGCTGCCGTTGGCGGCGTTGGGTGAAGTGCCTCTGCCGACTCCGCGGTTGTCCTCATcgtccttctccgcctccctgcccgctgtgtcgccgctgtcggcaCTGGCCGCCTCATTCAGCGAGACGCCCAGCTGCACCCCTCTGTCCCACCTGGCCACAACTCTTCTATATACGGACGATGCAGATCCCCTGGCGGACGAGCTGCGCGCGGAGAGCCGCATcaacgctgcggcgctgtcgtgggtgccgctgccgctgccgacaaTACCAATCAAGAAGAGCAGACTGCAGAGGAGGGCAGCCACACGTCCCCCGCATCTGGGGGACTACAGCGATGCGCAATGCGTCAGTGAAGTCGGTGCTCATCCAGCGGTGAAGCAGATGTGGACGAGAAGGAAAACCAAGAAAGGTGCGGTGCCGACTGGCGAGGTGGTCTCGGTTGTTCAGGGGGGCATGCTGACACCAGCAACTCTTCCACAGCAACCCTCCTCCGCAGGTCGGAGGCGGACATCATCTAAGGCAGCGACGAGGGGCACCGATCAGAGCGCGTTCGCAACCATGGCAAGCAATGCTGCTGAGCCTGTGCCCATCCCGgggccagcagcggcacttAACCAGAGTGAGGTGCGTGAGGGTCTACGAAGTTTGACAGAGTCCTCGACGAGACACTCACCTGCTTTCCGCACTGATCTTGAGCACCTCTCTCTATCAGCAACCTTTCCGAAGCAGTCAAAACGGCACCGCCAACAAGAGCTGGCAGTCTTGGCTGATGACGTGCCCCTATTCGACCTTTTCGCAACCGGCAGTTACTTGAGCGCAAACGCTACGTCCATGGCGCCTGCCGCTTGTCAATCACCCGTCACTCCATTAgtgtcgccgctgtctcAAGGAGAGCGGCTGAAGAGGACGCGTTGCCGGATGGCAGGGGTAccacaggcagcagcggcaggtgtTGAGGAtcgcgctgcgccatcgGCGGGGCGGGTTGCTGTTGAAACGCGCCGCGATGGGGCGGATACAGCTTCTGCAACTGCGGCCTCATTACCGCCGCCTCTGTCATCACCGTCAGCACCCCAAGTGCTGGCGCGCTCAGAGGAGCTCGAAGGCGGCGGTACAGGCCACACGTTACCAGCCAGCGGCGGTTTCTCGACAGCACCGAGTCGAAGCGAGACTGGTGGAAGAAAAACACCGACATCCTCACCGACGCTGTTGGTCCGCAAGGGAAGGAAGTCACAGTGGACACCCGCTGCCTCTACTGACACCCCGTCGTGCTCAGgggacggcagcagcaacgattGCAATGGCGTGGTCACGCAAGCTGTCTCCTCTGTGAAGTGCGCCGCCGATATGCAGCCATCGCCTCTGCAGGCATGGTGGTCGGCAGTGTGTACCTCTGGATCATCCTCCGAGTCTGGCAGGTCCTGCCTGTGGATTGAGCTGGCGGAGGGATATCAGGAGACGCATGAGACACTTCTACGTCAGGTACTCGTGTACTGGGGATGTCTTCATCGCGAAAGTTGCGTCAACAGCTGCGGAGCTCTGGAGCTGCCCATCAatgcctcccccctgtcCTCGAGCTCCCCATCGAACTGCTCGAGCCGCAAACGCGCACGCAACAGGAAACGCACCGAGACCAATCCTGCCAGTGACATCGCGCCGCTTGAAGACGCGGGCCGGAGAGACAATAATGGtttggtggtgctgctctgtcCATCGTCACTGCCCAtggaagaggcgctgcggtggtggacgCAGCGCACCCATGTAGAGCACAGCTTTATGCCACCGCTACTGGCCGTCTCTATGTCAGTGGACTCATCATCGAGTGCGGCAAGGCGTGCTGATCGAGTGCCTAGTGTTTCCCGGGAAGTCCCTActctggaggaggagcatgAGCTTTTCAGGGGCGCGATTGAGCAGGCATCACGTATGTACTGCACTGACCCGGCTCGCAGTCTCGCGGTAtcgtgcagtgccgccggGCACGCTGCACTCACACAAGTCTTGTCGCTAGGTCAGGTGTTTGAAAACTTGCAGGTCTGCGCTGACGTGCTCAGGTCCGCCGCGGGCTTCCCTCCCACTTCCTCAGTTGTGAAGACACTGCTGGAAGAAGACGCCGACGTGGGTAGTTTGACCGCGGCCTTGGCTGTTACCGCGCCTACGCGAGACACCCGGAGTAGCAATGCTGGGGAAAGGCGgtgtgctgcttcgctgcaGGACCGGTGC from Leishmania panamensis strain MHOM/PA/94/PSC-1 chromosome 32 sequence includes these protein-coding regions:
- the ABCB3 gene encoding ABC transporter, putative (TriTrypDB/GeneDB-style sysID: LpmP.32.3280); the protein is MGERVEATEREVHERPHRPLLPADQPASSGDAFSFKARQKRNPGDAAAEPGALGKKEKTAAKITTPPRLDGIQISENASDIPVGRALWKVWTYLWPHGEVKMKVLVASSVACVLVAKVLRVAVPFWFKTIVDLLAPATATAEAVTVAGPFTVGVFGCVVAYGICRATTFISEELKTVLFAPVGGHASTKLAMEMFDKLHRLDLDYHLNRETGVLSRDLDRGSRAFWSLAYVLLFMITPTIFEMGLVCYALNTQAGPQFIGIALIAVVSYVAWTFSVTNWRSKFRTRYNALESRVGGLIVDSLLNYETIKYFGSEQYESERIRSETQNMNRQLVILDQTMALLNFGQQFIFVMASVLSLYLATCGVLTGALTVGDLVLVDALLLQLYMPLSYLGMIYREAQSSTQNMQAMIALLDQKSNVNDKVDAEEYTYLGGTIELRDTTFEYKKELSRLVLRNLSLTIPGGKTVAFVGPSGSGKSTIFRLLFRFYDPTSGQVLLDGQPLDRLRMESVRKYIGVIPQDTVLFNESVRYNIRYGRMDATDAEVEAAAKAASLHDTVVRMSEGYETSVGERGVKLSGGEKQRISIARVLLSDPPILLADEATSALDSMTELNVMETLKNATERTRQRTIILVAHRLTTVKEADIIFVLDGKGGLAEQGTHAELLRKGGLYAAMWCQQLSEQHPAASGTAPKGAPVRDAGSTATHS
- a CDS encoding hypothetical protein (TriTrypDB/GeneDB-style sysID: LpmP.32.3290), with the protein product MHILGGASESSALDHEAHLGEQPIRELVQLPAKRPQVPSELSFHSSFFSYTIDSPSWGEPRLTSKSPAFTMSSSRAASPRSRTPSQRTGSLSPQSQPVAPASLSAVREAERRLDMKDEKTFLLSSSLSSSAVLGGTCCTTSQLTTPSLTVPLPLVAARTMATQVLPRCTDVEGQHHSRASQLPRTSSPPSSLTSRTADRPWGEEYELRRSGSSAKEPGVADTVLTLPLAALGEVPLPTPRLSSSSFSASLPAVSPLSALAASFSETPSCTPLSHLATTLLYTDDADPLADELRAESRINAAALSWVPLPLPTIPIKKSRLQRRAATRPPHLGDYSDAQCVSEVGAHPAVKQMWTRRKTKKGAVPTGEVVSVVQGGMLTPATLPQQPSSAGRRRTSSKAATRGTDQSAFATMASNAAEPVPIPGPAAALNQSEVREGLRSLTESSTRHSPAFRTDLEHLSLSATFPKQSKRHRQQELAVLADDVPLFDLFATGSYLSANATSMAPAACQSPVTPLVSPLSQGERLKRTRCRMAGVPQAAAAGVEDRAAPSAGRVAVETRRDGADTASATAASLPPPLSSPSAPQVLARSEELEGGGTGHTLPASGGFSTAPSRSETGGRKTPTSSPTLLVRKGRKSQWTPAASTDTPSCSGDGSSNDCNGVVTQAVSSVKCAADMQPSPLQAWWSAVCTSGSSSESGRSCLWIELAEGYQETHETLLRQVLVYWGCLHRESCVNSCGALELPINASPLSSSSPSNCSSRKRARNRKRTETNPASDIAPLEDAGRRDNNGLVVLLCPSSLPMEEALRWWTQRTHVEHSFMPPLLAVSMSVDSSSSAARRADRVPSVSREVPTLEEEHELFRGAIEQASRMYCTDPARSLAVSCSAAGHAALTQVLSLGQVFENLQVCADVLRSAAGFPPTSSVVKTLLEEDADVGSLTAALAVTAPTRDTRSSNAGERRCAASLQDRCFAELCRWNDLAAALQRQPRRPLLVLRRMCVDTLHRNDGTSKAPPKGAGVTGSLSTLMGDSKGVLSTSSVACSSLLSQQRRQWVMYGMVLPATRNEDTFASSVCREDRVLASQPPPVALAPLYLSALHLFGRILFASHNYATAVNVVESYARVSQRCLSDYLSGYSCVATGPLRYAVSATIRRYLQVRVQVALAPLLALVSEGTAAQQLTSTRPSASGACVSLPSIPISLSPVVLLARSTWRTVVPSLSCTCNPHLYEQVPRTDDGVKVCRHLAELFHYFITQQFSVVAHQAEPKEQSLQRQQLQSAPTGVDAMPFSRSPQASLCTTLLKKRQLSRCSRSHTSTNNFSSSASHTLSSLPFPVPYASSPDLYAGSERTVRKQERNEAPESESTDSTSSTGPSAQHHLLQHSVTTALSPAKRSNAPRTRPSKMAQRSSPVEAANASVASSAGTSAAGTDFHTQALQYALRLLHERMRDGSGGRSADGGAVSLAAAATGECDSLFHTSGPPAHVRKRTRSDGGTSREAERVRALQLVEQLLRDQLR